One part of the Athene noctua chromosome Z, bAthNoc1.hap1.1, whole genome shotgun sequence genome encodes these proteins:
- the ALDH1A1 gene encoding aldehyde dehydrogenase 1A1 isoform X1, with product MKKQGSDSKSAPVLPALPEPLKDLKIKYTKIFINNEWHDSVSGKKFEVFNPANEEKICEVEEGDKADVDKAVKAARRAFELGSPWRTMDASERGRLLNKLADLVERDRLILATMEAIDGGKLFSTAYLMDLGACIKTLHYCAGWADKIHGRTVPMDGNFFTFTRHEPIGVCGQIIPWNFPLVMFIWKIAPALCCGNTVVVKPAEQTPLTALYMGSLIKEAGFPPGVVNIVPGFGPTAGAAISHHMDVDKVAFTGSTEVGKLIKEAAGKSNLKRVTLELGGKSPNIIFADADLDAAVEFAHIGLFYHQGQCCIAGSRIFVEEPIYDEFVHRSIERAKKYTLGNPLLPGVQQGPQIDKEQFQKILELIESGKKEGAKLECGGGPWGDKGYFIQPTVFSNVTDDMRIAKEEIFGPVQQIMKFKTIDEVIKRANNTTYGLAAAVFTKDIDKALTFAAALQAGTVWVNCYSAMSAQCPFGGFKMSGNGREMGEYGLHEYTEVKTVTIKIPQKNS from the exons ATATTTATAAACAATGAGTGGCATGATTCAGTCAGTGGTAAAAAATTTGAAGTCTTTAACCctgcaaatgaagagaaaatctgTGAGGTTGAAGAAGGTGACAAG GCAGATGTAGACAAAGCTGTTAAAGCTGCTAGAAGAGCTTTTGAACTTGGGTCACCCTGGCGTACAATGGATGCTTCAGAGCGAGGAAGGCTCTTGAATAAATTAGCTGACTTAGTTGAAAGAGATCGGCTGATTTTAGCT ACAATGGAAGCCATTGATGGTGGGAAACTCTTTTCCACTGCCTACCTAATGGATTTAGGTGCCTGTATCAAAACATTACACTACTGTGCAGGTTGGGCTGATAAAATCCATGGGCGTACTGTTCCAATGG aCGGAAACTTTTTTACATTTACAAGACATGAGCCTATTGGTGTATGTGGCCAAATTATTCCT TGGAACTTCCCATTGGTTATGTTCATCTGGAAGATCGCCCCTGCCCTTTGTTGTGGAAACACAGTGGTTGTCAAACCAGCAGAACAAACACCACTGACTGCCCTTTACATGGGATCCTTAATTAAAGAG GCAGGATTTCCACCTGGAGTTGTGAACATTGTGCCAGGCTTTGGACCCACTGCTGGAGCAGCAATTTCTCACCATATGGATGTAGATAAAGTAGCTTTCACAGGCTCTACAGAG GTTGGAAAACTGAttaaagaagcagcaggaaagaGCAATTTGAAGAGAGTTACATTGGAACTTGGAGGAAAAAGTCCTAACATTATATTTGCGGATGCAGACT TGGACGCTGCTGTGGAATTTGCACATATTGGTCTGTTCTACCACCAGGGACAGTGCTGTATAGCAGGATCTAGGATTTTTGTGGAAGAGCCTATTTATGATGAGTTTGTTCATCGGAGCATTGAACGAGCAAAGAAGTATACTCTTGGGAATCCTCTGTTGCCGGGTGTACAGCAAGGCCCTCAA ATTGATAAGGAGCAGTTTCAAAAAATCCTGGAGCTAATTGAGAGCGGGAAAAAAGAAGGAGCTAAACTGGAATGTGGAGGAGGTCCATGGGGAGACAAAGGTTACTTCATCCAACCCACAGTTTTTTCTAATGTTACAGATGATATGCGCATCGCCAAAGAAGAG ATATTTGGACCTGTTCAACAAATCATGAAGTTTAAAACTATAGATGAAGTTATCAAGAGAGCAAATAATACTACCTATGGCTTAGCAGCAGCGGTTTTTACCAAAGATATTGATAAAGCACTGACATTTGCAGCTGCTCTTCAGGCTGGAACGGTATG gGTTAATTGTTATAGTGCAATGTCTGCTCAGTGTCCTTTTGGAGGATTTAAAATGTCAGGAAATGGACGAGAAAT GGGAGAATATGGGCTTCATGAGTACACGGAAGTTAAGACTGTCACAATCAAAATCCCACAGAAGAATTCATAA
- the ALDH1A1 gene encoding aldehyde dehydrogenase 1A1 isoform X3, with product MKKQGSDSKSAPVLPALPEPLKDLKIKYTKIFINNEWHDSVSGKKFEVFNPANEEKICEVEEGDKADVDKAVKAARRAFELGSPWRTMDASERGRLLNKLADLVERDRLILAAGFPPGVVNIVPGFGPTAGAAISHHMDVDKVAFTGSTEVGKLIKEAAGKSNLKRVTLELGGKSPNIIFADADLDAAVEFAHIGLFYHQGQCCIAGSRIFVEEPIYDEFVHRSIERAKKYTLGNPLLPGVQQGPQIDKEQFQKILELIESGKKEGAKLECGGGPWGDKGYFIQPTVFSNVTDDMRIAKEEIFGPVQQIMKFKTIDEVIKRANNTTYGLAAAVFTKDIDKALTFAAALQAGTVWVNCYSAMSAQCPFGGFKMSGNGREMGEYGLHEYTEVKTVTIKIPQKNS from the exons ATATTTATAAACAATGAGTGGCATGATTCAGTCAGTGGTAAAAAATTTGAAGTCTTTAACCctgcaaatgaagagaaaatctgTGAGGTTGAAGAAGGTGACAAG GCAGATGTAGACAAAGCTGTTAAAGCTGCTAGAAGAGCTTTTGAACTTGGGTCACCCTGGCGTACAATGGATGCTTCAGAGCGAGGAAGGCTCTTGAATAAATTAGCTGACTTAGTTGAAAGAGATCGGCTGATTTTAGCT GCAGGATTTCCACCTGGAGTTGTGAACATTGTGCCAGGCTTTGGACCCACTGCTGGAGCAGCAATTTCTCACCATATGGATGTAGATAAAGTAGCTTTCACAGGCTCTACAGAG GTTGGAAAACTGAttaaagaagcagcaggaaagaGCAATTTGAAGAGAGTTACATTGGAACTTGGAGGAAAAAGTCCTAACATTATATTTGCGGATGCAGACT TGGACGCTGCTGTGGAATTTGCACATATTGGTCTGTTCTACCACCAGGGACAGTGCTGTATAGCAGGATCTAGGATTTTTGTGGAAGAGCCTATTTATGATGAGTTTGTTCATCGGAGCATTGAACGAGCAAAGAAGTATACTCTTGGGAATCCTCTGTTGCCGGGTGTACAGCAAGGCCCTCAA ATTGATAAGGAGCAGTTTCAAAAAATCCTGGAGCTAATTGAGAGCGGGAAAAAAGAAGGAGCTAAACTGGAATGTGGAGGAGGTCCATGGGGAGACAAAGGTTACTTCATCCAACCCACAGTTTTTTCTAATGTTACAGATGATATGCGCATCGCCAAAGAAGAG ATATTTGGACCTGTTCAACAAATCATGAAGTTTAAAACTATAGATGAAGTTATCAAGAGAGCAAATAATACTACCTATGGCTTAGCAGCAGCGGTTTTTACCAAAGATATTGATAAAGCACTGACATTTGCAGCTGCTCTTCAGGCTGGAACGGTATG gGTTAATTGTTATAGTGCAATGTCTGCTCAGTGTCCTTTTGGAGGATTTAAAATGTCAGGAAATGGACGAGAAAT GGGAGAATATGGGCTTCATGAGTACACGGAAGTTAAGACTGTCACAATCAAAATCCCACAGAAGAATTCATAA
- the ALDH1A1 gene encoding aldehyde dehydrogenase 1A1 isoform X2, which yields MKKQGSDSKSAPVLPALPEPLKDLKIKYTKIFINNEWHDSVSGKKFEVFNPANEEKICEVEEGDKADVDKAVKAARRAFELGSPWRTMDASERGRLLNKLADLVERDRLILATMEAIDGGKLFSTAYLMDLGACIKTLHYCAGWADKIHGRTVPMDGNFFTFTRHEPIGVCGQIIPWNFPLVMFIWKIAPALCCGNTVVVKPAEQTPLTALYMGSLIKEVGKLIKEAAGKSNLKRVTLELGGKSPNIIFADADLDAAVEFAHIGLFYHQGQCCIAGSRIFVEEPIYDEFVHRSIERAKKYTLGNPLLPGVQQGPQIDKEQFQKILELIESGKKEGAKLECGGGPWGDKGYFIQPTVFSNVTDDMRIAKEEIFGPVQQIMKFKTIDEVIKRANNTTYGLAAAVFTKDIDKALTFAAALQAGTVWVNCYSAMSAQCPFGGFKMSGNGREMGEYGLHEYTEVKTVTIKIPQKNS from the exons ATATTTATAAACAATGAGTGGCATGATTCAGTCAGTGGTAAAAAATTTGAAGTCTTTAACCctgcaaatgaagagaaaatctgTGAGGTTGAAGAAGGTGACAAG GCAGATGTAGACAAAGCTGTTAAAGCTGCTAGAAGAGCTTTTGAACTTGGGTCACCCTGGCGTACAATGGATGCTTCAGAGCGAGGAAGGCTCTTGAATAAATTAGCTGACTTAGTTGAAAGAGATCGGCTGATTTTAGCT ACAATGGAAGCCATTGATGGTGGGAAACTCTTTTCCACTGCCTACCTAATGGATTTAGGTGCCTGTATCAAAACATTACACTACTGTGCAGGTTGGGCTGATAAAATCCATGGGCGTACTGTTCCAATGG aCGGAAACTTTTTTACATTTACAAGACATGAGCCTATTGGTGTATGTGGCCAAATTATTCCT TGGAACTTCCCATTGGTTATGTTCATCTGGAAGATCGCCCCTGCCCTTTGTTGTGGAAACACAGTGGTTGTCAAACCAGCAGAACAAACACCACTGACTGCCCTTTACATGGGATCCTTAATTAAAGAG GTTGGAAAACTGAttaaagaagcagcaggaaagaGCAATTTGAAGAGAGTTACATTGGAACTTGGAGGAAAAAGTCCTAACATTATATTTGCGGATGCAGACT TGGACGCTGCTGTGGAATTTGCACATATTGGTCTGTTCTACCACCAGGGACAGTGCTGTATAGCAGGATCTAGGATTTTTGTGGAAGAGCCTATTTATGATGAGTTTGTTCATCGGAGCATTGAACGAGCAAAGAAGTATACTCTTGGGAATCCTCTGTTGCCGGGTGTACAGCAAGGCCCTCAA ATTGATAAGGAGCAGTTTCAAAAAATCCTGGAGCTAATTGAGAGCGGGAAAAAAGAAGGAGCTAAACTGGAATGTGGAGGAGGTCCATGGGGAGACAAAGGTTACTTCATCCAACCCACAGTTTTTTCTAATGTTACAGATGATATGCGCATCGCCAAAGAAGAG ATATTTGGACCTGTTCAACAAATCATGAAGTTTAAAACTATAGATGAAGTTATCAAGAGAGCAAATAATACTACCTATGGCTTAGCAGCAGCGGTTTTTACCAAAGATATTGATAAAGCACTGACATTTGCAGCTGCTCTTCAGGCTGGAACGGTATG gGTTAATTGTTATAGTGCAATGTCTGCTCAGTGTCCTTTTGGAGGATTTAAAATGTCAGGAAATGGACGAGAAAT GGGAGAATATGGGCTTCATGAGTACACGGAAGTTAAGACTGTCACAATCAAAATCCCACAGAAGAATTCATAA